One window from the genome of Paraclostridium sordellii encodes:
- the aroH gene encoding chorismate mutase, protein MRVLAIRGATTVRENSKEEILNETKIMVESIIRENSLDIDDIISMVFTMTNDLDCIYPSVAVRDMLNICDTPLLNFEEKYIKGSLSKCIRVMININSNKNKKELKHIYLNEAKKLRPDISE, encoded by the coding sequence GTGAGAGTATTAGCAATTAGAGGTGCTACGACAGTAAGGGAAAACTCTAAAGAAGAAATCTTAAATGAGACAAAGATTATGGTAGAAAGTATAATACGAGAAAATAGTTTAGATATAGATGATATAATTAGTATGGTATTTACAATGACTAATGATTTAGATTGTATATATCCATCAGTAGCAGTTAGAGATATGTTAAATATTTGTGATACACCATTACTTAACTTTGAAGAGAAATATATAAAAGGAAGTTTAAGTAAATGTATCCGTGTAATGATAAATATAAATAGTAATAAAAATAAAAAAGAATTAAAACATATTTATTTAAATGAAGCAAAAAAATTAAGACCCGATATAAGTGAATAG
- a CDS encoding VanW family protein: MYKFKCLILLIFISSLLLGIGKKDEKLFEEDYIYKNIYIENIDVSSMTKDEALKLVNKTYKLKPIKLKSADKTYTLSPDDINLSFNVENAVDKAYFYTKTKSTVENLKRKLNLRIKDKYIIKLIPTYDEAKLSKILNKICNDTDKEVVNATIKINDNGSIKKTKSKNGRKVDLVDLKENIYNMILYKNLKDIDVKIDSTTPKVLTSDVESINTVLGQFSTTFNHTTSRGSNISIASNSTSDILLLPHNEFSYNNATGSRTWHNGYKSAKVIVGGKYVNGEGGGVCQVSTTIYNAALISGMDIQEVHNHTFISRYAPAGRDAAVSYGYTDFKFINPFKHPIYIKNIVNNGVITSKIYGCNEDREKLYILTKNNYEDDKIKVDTYRIYLDEEGNKIREELISKNVYRKK; the protein is encoded by the coding sequence ATGTATAAATTTAAATGCTTAATACTTTTAATATTTATATCTAGTTTATTGTTAGGTATTGGGAAAAAGGATGAAAAATTATTTGAAGAGGATTATATATATAAAAACATATATATAGAGAATATAGATGTATCATCTATGACTAAAGATGAAGCTTTAAAGTTAGTTAATAAAACATATAAACTAAAGCCTATTAAATTAAAATCCGCAGATAAAACTTATACATTAAGTCCTGATGATATAAATTTAAGCTTTAATGTAGAAAATGCTGTAGATAAAGCCTATTTCTATACTAAAACCAAAAGTACTGTTGAAAATCTAAAACGAAAGTTAAATTTGCGCATCAAAGACAAATATATAATTAAACTCATACCTACTTATGATGAAGCTAAGTTAAGTAAAATTTTAAATAAAATTTGTAATGATACAGATAAGGAAGTAGTAAATGCAACTATAAAAATAAATGATAATGGCAGTATAAAAAAAACTAAATCTAAAAATGGTAGAAAAGTAGATTTGGTGGATTTAAAAGAAAATATATATAATATGATTTTATATAAAAATCTAAAAGATATAGATGTAAAAATAGATTCAACAACCCCAAAAGTATTAACTTCTGATGTAGAATCTATTAACACCGTTTTGGGACAATTTAGTACAACCTTTAATCATACTACATCTAGAGGCAGTAATATATCTATTGCATCTAATAGTACTAGTGATATTTTATTGCTTCCACATAATGAATTTTCCTATAATAATGCTACCGGATCTAGAACATGGCATAATGGATATAAATCTGCTAAGGTTATAGTTGGAGGAAAATATGTAAATGGAGAAGGTGGTGGAGTTTGTCAAGTATCCACTACAATTTATAATGCAGCGCTTATTTCAGGAATGGATATACAAGAGGTTCATAATCATACATTTATTTCAAGATATGCACCTGCAGGTAGAGATGCTGCTGTTTCCTATGGATATACCGATTTTAAATTTATAAACCCATTTAAACATCCTATTTATATAAAAAATATAGTTAATAACGGAGTAATAACTTCTAAAATATATGGTTGTAATGAAGATAGAGAAAAACTATATATATTAACTAAAAACAATTATGAAGACGATAAAATTAAAGTAGATACTTATAGGATATATTTAGATGAGGAAGGAAACAAAATTAGAGAAGAATTAATTAGTAAAAATGTATATAGAAAAAAATAA
- a CDS encoding BaiN/RdsA family NAD(P)/FAD-dependent oxidoreductase — translation MSKVIVVGGGPAGIMASISASKQNEVILIEKNNEIGKKLKLTGGGRCNITNNRNIEDFFDKVVNNKKFLYSSFYTFSNHDLLEYFSKNNLEYKVEYDEKVYTKSDKADEVIEVLKNDLLKNNVKIFYNTTVVDLIIEDDIVKGVKTNSGKDLYCDKVIVTTGGKSYPATGSDGSMFNILKSHGHTIKPLYPALIPLVIKESFVKNLQGVAMKDVLLTTKIKKKKIETQGDMIFTHFGISGPGVLKFSSYINKALDNGNVELSLDFLPNISKDEISKIIRENPNKNILTNLKGIVPQNFIKEVLTLLNLIDIKPNELKKEDELKIIEYIKDMKLTISEMLTIKAAMVTSGGVSVKEINASTMESKLIKNLFFAGEVIDVDAETGGYNLQIAFSTGYLAGSDY, via the coding sequence ATGTCAAAAGTTATAGTTGTTGGAGGTGGTCCGGCTGGAATTATGGCTTCAATCTCAGCTTCAAAACAAAATGAAGTAATTCTTATAGAAAAAAATAATGAGATTGGAAAGAAGCTAAAACTCACAGGCGGTGGTAGATGTAATATAACAAATAACAGAAATATAGAAGATTTTTTTGATAAGGTTGTCAACAATAAAAAGTTCTTATATAGTTCATTTTATACATTTTCTAATCATGATTTATTAGAATATTTTAGTAAAAATAATTTAGAATATAAAGTTGAGTATGATGAAAAGGTATATACAAAGTCTGATAAAGCTGATGAGGTTATTGAAGTATTAAAAAATGATCTTCTAAAAAATAATGTAAAGATTTTTTATAATACTACAGTTGTAGACTTAATCATTGAGGATGATATAGTAAAAGGTGTTAAAACAAATAGTGGTAAAGATTTATACTGTGATAAAGTTATAGTTACTACTGGAGGCAAAAGTTACCCTGCAACTGGATCAGATGGATCTATGTTTAATATTTTAAAATCGCATGGACATACAATAAAACCTTTGTATCCAGCATTAATACCATTAGTTATAAAAGAGTCTTTTGTTAAAAATCTTCAAGGAGTAGCTATGAAAGATGTATTATTGACTACAAAGATTAAGAAAAAGAAAATTGAAACCCAAGGGGACATGATATTTACTCATTTTGGTATTTCAGGACCTGGAGTTTTAAAGTTTTCATCATATATAAATAAGGCATTAGATAATGGTAATGTAGAATTAAGTTTAGACTTTTTACCTAATATTTCTAAGGATGAAATTTCAAAGATAATAAGAGAAAATCCAAATAAGAATATATTAACAAATTTAAAAGGAATAGTACCTCAGAATTTTATAAAAGAAGTTTTAACTTTACTAAATTTAATTGATATAAAACCAAATGAACTAAAAAAAGAAGATGAATTAAAAATAATAGAATATATAAAAGATATGAAACTTACTATATCTGAAATGCTAACAATTAAAGCCGCTATGGTTACAAGTGGTGGTGTTAGTGTAAAAGAAATAAATGCATCAACTATGGAATCAAAATTAATTAAAAACTTATTCTTTGCTGGAGAAGTTATAGATGTAGATGCTGAAACTGGAGGGTATAATCTTCAGATAGCTTTTTCAACAGGATATTTAGCAGGAAGTGATTATTAA
- a CDS encoding histidine phosphatase family protein, with translation MANTFYIVRHGQTNWNILGKTQGHGNSDLTAKGIEQAEELAKSMSENYNIDYIFSSDLGRAVQTAKILGNSLNIEVEKTEALREMGFGKWEGLLIDEIKSDYADIYTSWRNEPHLAQIPEGETLHIIKERVDKFIDELNKKFNNKHIVLVTHSVTVRVMLLSFLNSGMENIYRIKQDNTALNIVEFRNYGPVVIKMNDTTHIKNNEKINNSALE, from the coding sequence ATGGCAAATACATTTTACATAGTTAGACATGGTCAAACCAATTGGAATATTCTAGGCAAAACTCAAGGTCATGGAAATTCTGATTTAACTGCTAAAGGTATAGAACAAGCAGAGGAATTAGCAAAGAGCATGTCTGAAAATTATAATATAGATTATATTTTTTCTAGCGATTTAGGAAGAGCTGTTCAAACTGCCAAAATTCTTGGCAATAGCCTAAATATAGAAGTTGAAAAAACAGAGGCTCTTAGAGAAATGGGATTTGGAAAATGGGAAGGATTACTAATTGATGAAATTAAATCAGATTATGCAGATATATATACATCATGGAGAAATGAACCTCATCTAGCTCAAATACCAGAGGGAGAAACATTACATATAATAAAAGAAAGAGTAGATAAGTTTATCGATGAACTTAATAAAAAGTTTAACAACAAACATATAGTTCTTGTTACTCATTCTGTAACTGTTAGGGTTATGTTATTATCATTTTTAAACTCAGGTATGGAAAATATATATAGAATTAAACAAGATAATACAGCTTTAAATATAGTAGAATTTAGAAATTATGGTCCAGTTGTAATAAAAATGAATGATACAACTCATATAAAGAACAATGAAAAAATTAATAATTCAGCACTAGAGTAA